Proteins encoded by one window of Candidatus Obscuribacter sp.:
- a CDS encoding discoidin domain-containing protein — protein MTINRRSILLRNANLIVTDGVKASVSIVKRGSVPALKLDYEFSGAGYATVRLPVSIDLPGNFAFRFQTWGVGPRNTLEFKVLDASTDNVWWVHRANHAFSSTPVSLINKRRHFWYAWGPQRELFGHAAFVDLTVTATTGGKGTVYFSQLIFEELPEPLAATTPVVTASSGKKSAQSVLDNDPATQWRSTRPGRQTIKMDLGSAREFGGLVVDFGDQYATDYEVQIQACNAEGRCSNRWTTVDHGAASAPGKAYHFLPECEARALRLVFKSSAHASGHYSVRQITLQPLAFGSSQSRFLRHVARELPPGLNPRYFQDEQSLWTVIGVSGSKQEGLINEQGLLELGRGLPSIDAFVAIDDGAQSRLLTWHDGVHSQSLASGYLPVPQVERWHKAEQVSLTVASCAHLIGPEQYADSAIYARYTVKNHGGERRKGSLHLALRPLQVNPPWQFLNIPGGFTPVYELSIASTRDALDGSVVAPRGGASAQSSSDRLVLAGDQLTQPGMRGGRFALKLSPPADRAGVTTFGAGDVVRHLRQCSVPQAQTVSDKRGMASALMVYDFDLEPGAEYVVTLALPYSDNAETGLVPADAAFAACKEHWLSQLGAVKITAPAAQSLIDTLKSQLAYILINRDGVAVQPGSRCYRRTWIRDGSLTCTALLQFGFTGEVRQFIEWFGGYLYPSGKVPCCVDKRGADPTPEHDSHGQFIYLCMEYYRHTGDIAFVAEHFGQMVKAVDYIDYLRSQRLTAQYADETGGKHHLYGILPESISHEGYSAKPAHSYWDDIFALQGLSDALTACRILKDATATGPNLQSAAPIATAQFDRLSAIYEEFKQAYLASIKHSMQHHGIDFIPGAADLGDSDATSVTVALDPGDVLMDALPSEVERTFEHYWQYFCKRRDDQVAWTAYTPYEHRVVGTFVRLHQIERAHALLDYFMQDRRPAGFNHWAEVVYRDPLHPGFVGDAPHGWVGSDFVRAVRSLFAYEHKGVLTLFGGVKDEWLAEGVCVDNLATHYGAVSVRAWTTSVGVSYQIQGEIAAPMRLRLPSGMRSVTADGVAVTPDCHGYVMVSPGSALVVALY, from the coding sequence ATGACTATAAATCGGCGTTCAATTTTACTGCGTAACGCCAATCTAATTGTCACCGATGGCGTCAAAGCCTCAGTCAGTATTGTCAAACGTGGCTCTGTGCCAGCGCTCAAGCTCGATTATGAGTTTAGCGGTGCTGGCTATGCCACGGTGCGACTGCCTGTTTCTATCGATTTGCCGGGCAACTTCGCCTTTCGCTTCCAGACCTGGGGCGTAGGTCCGCGCAATACTCTGGAGTTTAAGGTGCTCGATGCATCCACCGACAATGTCTGGTGGGTGCACCGTGCCAACCATGCCTTTAGCTCCACACCGGTGTCGCTGATCAACAAGCGGCGCCACTTTTGGTATGCCTGGGGACCGCAGCGAGAGTTGTTTGGTCATGCTGCTTTTGTTGACCTTACTGTCACTGCCACCACAGGTGGTAAGGGCACGGTTTACTTTAGCCAGCTCATCTTTGAAGAACTGCCCGAGCCTCTTGCCGCCACTACACCAGTAGTGACCGCTAGCTCTGGTAAGAAGTCTGCCCAGTCAGTGCTTGATAATGACCCTGCTACTCAGTGGCGCAGCACGCGCCCTGGGCGGCAGACTATCAAGATGGATCTTGGCTCTGCGCGTGAGTTTGGCGGTCTGGTCGTGGATTTTGGCGACCAGTATGCCACAGACTATGAGGTGCAAATCCAGGCTTGCAACGCCGAGGGTCGCTGTTCTAATCGCTGGACCACAGTGGACCATGGCGCCGCATCAGCACCTGGCAAAGCCTATCATTTCCTCCCTGAGTGCGAGGCTCGCGCGCTCAGGCTTGTTTTTAAAAGCAGTGCGCATGCCTCTGGGCATTACAGTGTGCGCCAAATCACATTGCAGCCGCTTGCTTTTGGCAGTTCTCAGAGCCGCTTCTTGCGTCATGTCGCTCGCGAGCTGCCACCCGGGCTCAACCCTCGCTACTTCCAGGATGAGCAAAGTCTCTGGACTGTCATTGGTGTCAGTGGCAGCAAGCAAGAAGGGCTAATCAACGAGCAAGGACTGCTTGAACTTGGTCGCGGTCTGCCCAGTATTGACGCTTTTGTCGCGATTGATGATGGCGCTCAAAGCCGGCTCCTTACCTGGCATGATGGCGTACACTCACAGTCTCTGGCTAGCGGCTATCTGCCTGTGCCCCAGGTGGAGCGCTGGCACAAAGCTGAGCAGGTCAGTCTGACAGTGGCTAGCTGTGCTCATTTGATTGGACCGGAGCAGTATGCCGATAGTGCTATTTATGCTCGCTATACTGTCAAAAATCATGGCGGTGAGCGGCGCAAAGGTAGCCTGCATCTGGCACTGCGTCCGCTTCAAGTCAATCCTCCCTGGCAGTTTCTCAACATCCCCGGGGGCTTCACTCCGGTCTATGAGCTATCTATCGCCTCTACCAGAGACGCTCTTGATGGCTCTGTGGTTGCTCCCAGGGGTGGCGCCAGTGCTCAGTCTAGCAGCGATCGTCTGGTCCTGGCTGGAGATCAGTTGACCCAACCTGGTATGAGAGGCGGTCGTTTTGCTCTCAAGTTGTCGCCGCCTGCCGACCGTGCCGGTGTCACCACATTTGGTGCCGGTGATGTGGTCAGGCATTTGCGTCAGTGTAGTGTGCCGCAAGCACAGACTGTCAGCGATAAGCGCGGCATGGCTAGTGCTCTGATGGTCTACGACTTTGACCTTGAGCCTGGCGCTGAGTATGTAGTTACGCTGGCCTTGCCCTACAGCGATAATGCCGAGACCGGACTTGTGCCTGCCGACGCTGCTTTTGCTGCCTGTAAGGAGCACTGGCTCAGTCAGCTTGGTGCTGTCAAAATCACCGCACCGGCAGCTCAGTCTCTTATCGATACGCTCAAAAGCCAGCTTGCTTATATCCTCATCAACCGTGATGGAGTAGCCGTGCAGCCTGGCTCCCGTTGTTACAGACGCACCTGGATCCGGGATGGATCGCTCACCTGTACTGCCTTACTACAGTTTGGCTTTACCGGTGAGGTGCGTCAGTTTATCGAATGGTTTGGCGGTTACCTTTATCCCTCTGGTAAGGTGCCCTGCTGTGTCGATAAGCGCGGCGCAGACCCAACCCCCGAGCATGACAGCCACGGACAGTTTATCTATTTGTGCATGGAGTACTACCGGCACACTGGAGACATTGCTTTTGTGGCTGAGCATTTTGGTCAGATGGTCAAGGCTGTCGACTATATCGACTATCTGCGCAGTCAGAGACTGACAGCTCAATACGCCGATGAGACTGGTGGTAAGCATCATCTTTATGGCATCCTGCCTGAGTCAATCAGTCATGAAGGCTACTCGGCTAAGCCTGCCCACTCCTACTGGGACGATATCTTTGCCCTGCAAGGTCTGTCTGATGCCCTGACTGCCTGTCGTATCCTCAAGGATGCAACAGCTACAGGGCCAAATCTCCAGAGCGCTGCCCCAATTGCCACCGCGCAGTTTGACCGCCTGAGCGCTATCTATGAGGAGTTTAAGCAGGCTTATCTGGCATCGATTAAGCACTCGATGCAGCACCATGGTATTGACTTTATCCCGGGTGCCGCTGACCTTGGTGACAGTGATGCCACATCGGTGACTGTTGCTCTAGACCCTGGTGATGTGCTGATGGACGCGCTGCCTAGTGAGGTGGAGCGTACTTTTGAGCACTACTGGCAGTACTTTTGCAAACGCCGAGATGATCAGGTGGCATGGACTGCCTATACACCCTATGAGCACCGTGTCGTCGGTACTTTTGTCAGACTGCATCAGATTGAAAGAGCGCACGCTCTGCTCGATTACTTTATGCAGGATAGGAGACCGGCGGGCTTTAATCACTGGGCAGAGGTGGTCTACCGTGACCCGCTGCATCCTGGCTTTGTGGGCGATGCGCCGCATGGCTGGGTGGGCTCGGACTTTGTGCGTGCAGTGCGCAGTCTCTTTGCTTATGAGCACAAGGGTGTGCTTACTCTCTTTGGCGGTGTCAAAGATGAGTGGTTAGCTGAGGGCGTCTGTGTGGACAATCTCGCTACTCACTATGGCGCAGTCAGTGTCAGAGCCTGGACTACCTCTGTTGGCGTCAGCTATCAGATCCAGGGCGAGATAGCGGCGCCAATGCGCTTGCGTTTGCCCTCTGGCATGCGTAGCGTTACTGCCGATGGAGTGGCTGTCACACCGGATTGTCATGGCTATGTCATGGTAAGTCCGGGCAGCGCTCTTGTGGTAGCACTGTATTAA
- a CDS encoding serine/threonine protein kinase, translating into MQSADEDSYDQTLGMPEQPGSRHFLSIGEVVDGAYKVLEFIGAGAFGEVYLVRHDILQRNFALKLLRGSGMDDAVRSRFVQEVQVMAKLEHPNIVKIYNSGVYKGNFPYYIMDLIVGKSLADLIAAGGRIDALSAVTIFTAVADALKVSHGRNIVHRDIKPANIIIADGDGPLDSRVRVVDFGVAKLLGRNSPAYQALTTVGQVFGSPLYMSPEQCTAANIDNRSDVYSLGCALYETLTGVVPFKGATVMDTFQMHCSQAVPTLKQKAPSQEFAPELEEVIQQLMAKRPEDRFQNMTQVKNSLLLIEDRLKKRQDVTAGGAKGWRRRLVVGLLALLALGGLGAGALYVFGRTGEPRVADRPLLQTDKSDNFRVYDDVVTTQNLMDSRQKAAIIAAETPEYSDVLTKPVVSNQFFKGYDKNGDSLYELPQADGNYIGKFSIISPEKLVTAPFSGPVTVYKKYKWIFRPDPIVGKNPSILLGFRPEDISGIDLDALEPGDRAKVLKAAAERFSNLISVVVLDHKVDRETLAVLAKMKSIQMLSINASDLRQDQVLTLPCLKGIREFECANYTGDVNSLLELTISSGLKVLCLSNTKVGEHDLINLCRATNLERLTLQHVGMRREWLRHLLGLQHLAYLDLVNDGQNFNWVQPLKPFWRLKELVVRDDKMPGNERKQLHDMLKEALKVKGQQDNCNVRTNRNSEINSYSKREKESAELGDMMKE; encoded by the coding sequence GTGCAGAGTGCTGATGAAGATAGTTACGATCAGACTTTAGGCATGCCTGAGCAGCCTGGCAGCCGCCATTTTTTGTCTATTGGTGAAGTGGTGGATGGCGCTTACAAAGTGCTGGAATTTATTGGAGCAGGAGCCTTTGGTGAGGTTTATCTGGTCCGGCACGATATTTTGCAGCGTAATTTTGCTCTTAAGCTTTTGCGCGGCTCCGGCATGGATGATGCTGTCAGATCGCGTTTTGTCCAGGAAGTGCAGGTGATGGCCAAGTTGGAGCATCCCAATATTGTCAAAATCTATAATTCTGGCGTCTACAAAGGTAATTTTCCATATTACATCATGGACCTGATTGTCGGTAAGTCGCTTGCAGACTTGATAGCCGCTGGTGGTCGAATAGATGCTCTGTCGGCTGTGACGATATTTACAGCCGTGGCTGATGCGCTAAAAGTCTCTCATGGTCGCAATATCGTGCATAGAGACATTAAGCCAGCCAATATCATCATTGCCGATGGTGATGGACCGCTGGATAGCCGAGTGCGAGTGGTGGATTTTGGTGTGGCTAAGTTGCTTGGACGCAACAGTCCTGCCTATCAGGCTCTTACTACTGTCGGTCAAGTTTTTGGTAGTCCGCTTTATATGAGTCCGGAGCAGTGCACTGCTGCCAATATCGACAATCGTAGCGATGTTTATTCGCTTGGCTGTGCGCTATATGAGACCCTTACTGGTGTCGTCCCATTTAAGGGAGCGACTGTTATGGATACTTTTCAGATGCATTGCAGTCAGGCTGTGCCTACTCTCAAGCAAAAAGCACCGTCGCAAGAGTTTGCTCCTGAGCTAGAAGAAGTGATTCAACAGCTGATGGCAAAGCGCCCTGAAGACCGCTTCCAAAATATGACACAAGTCAAAAACAGTTTGCTCTTGATAGAGGATCGCCTCAAAAAACGCCAAGATGTCACTGCTGGTGGTGCCAAGGGTTGGCGCCGCCGCCTGGTAGTTGGGCTACTTGCTTTGCTTGCTCTAGGCGGTCTGGGAGCTGGCGCGCTCTATGTCTTTGGTAGGACTGGTGAGCCCAGAGTTGCCGACAGACCACTTTTGCAAACGGACAAGTCAGATAACTTTAGGGTCTATGACGATGTTGTTACCACTCAAAACTTGATGGACTCAAGACAAAAAGCAGCTATTATTGCCGCCGAAACGCCAGAATACAGCGACGTATTGACCAAGCCTGTGGTTAGTAATCAGTTTTTTAAAGGCTACGACAAGAACGGCGATAGTCTTTACGAATTGCCTCAAGCCGACGGTAACTATATAGGCAAATTTAGTATCATCTCGCCAGAAAAGCTTGTAACTGCGCCGTTTAGTGGTCCCGTCACTGTTTATAAGAAGTATAAATGGATCTTCAGGCCCGACCCAATTGTAGGTAAAAATCCCTCTATTTTGCTTGGTTTTAGACCTGAGGATATTTCTGGCATCGATCTTGATGCTCTTGAGCCTGGTGATCGAGCTAAAGTGTTAAAGGCAGCTGCTGAGCGGTTTTCGAATCTCATCAGTGTTGTTGTGCTTGATCATAAAGTTGATAGAGAGACTTTGGCGGTTCTCGCTAAAATGAAGTCTATTCAGATGTTGTCCATCAATGCCAGCGATTTGAGGCAAGATCAAGTTTTGACCCTGCCCTGTCTCAAAGGTATTCGCGAATTTGAATGTGCCAATTACACTGGTGATGTTAATAGTCTTTTGGAGTTAACTATAAGCAGCGGTCTAAAGGTATTGTGCCTCTCTAATACCAAAGTAGGCGAGCATGATTTGATCAATCTTTGCAGGGCTACAAACCTTGAACGTCTAACGCTGCAGCATGTGGGGATGAGACGCGAATGGCTCAGGCACTTGTTAGGCTTGCAGCATCTGGCTTACCTTGATTTGGTCAACGATGGTCAAAACTTCAACTGGGTGCAGCCTCTAAAGCCATTTTGGCGCCTAAAAGAGTTGGTTGTCAGAGATGACAAAATGCCAGGAAATGAGCGAAAACAGCTCCATGATATGCTCAAAGAGGCTCTGAAAGTCAAAGGGCAACAGGATAATTGCAACGTTAGAACTAATCGTAATAGTGAGATTAATAGCTACAGTAAGCGCGAAAAGGAAAGCGCCGAATTAGGCGACATGATGAAGGAATAG
- a CDS encoding rhomboid family intramembrane serine protease, translated as MFPLKDNLRCSSPATITKWLILANVLAFIVEVSMILSGHQDQLFGTWLMVPGKVTAAFAAGDPSAMLMATLTIFSSMFLHGSLGHIFGNMVFLFVFGKGMENRLGKGYYLAFYLICGVLAALTHWGSDPMSMVPTLGASGAIAGVLGGYLLMWHNATISGFYVLPAPAYVHTKAYWFLIGWFVMQFSGVLSSVGPVAGLPAGNEMVHFNAFSWLFQGTTDLFVHFGDGVAYWAHIGGFVAGFIIAGLVKLFFPDTAICIIPEPACEKDHSETEDSSTGSK; from the coding sequence ATGTTTCCTCTCAAGGACAACTTGCGTTGCTCGAGCCCGGCAACTATCACTAAGTGGCTCATCCTGGCAAACGTGTTGGCTTTCATCGTCGAAGTCTCCATGATTCTCTCTGGCCACCAGGACCAGCTTTTTGGAACGTGGCTCATGGTGCCCGGTAAGGTCACGGCGGCATTCGCTGCTGGCGACCCGAGCGCAATGCTCATGGCCACCCTGACCATCTTCTCCTCCATGTTCCTTCACGGGAGCTTGGGTCACATTTTCGGCAACATGGTCTTCCTCTTTGTCTTCGGCAAGGGTATGGAAAACCGTCTCGGCAAGGGCTATTACCTGGCCTTCTACCTGATCTGCGGCGTGCTCGCGGCTCTGACCCACTGGGGCAGCGACCCGATGAGCATGGTGCCCACCCTCGGTGCTTCCGGCGCCATTGCGGGCGTGCTCGGCGGATACCTGCTGATGTGGCATAACGCCACCATCTCGGGCTTCTACGTCCTGCCTGCTCCTGCTTACGTCCACACCAAGGCCTACTGGTTCTTGATTGGTTGGTTCGTGATGCAGTTCTCGGGCGTCCTCAGCTCAGTCGGTCCGGTCGCTGGTCTGCCTGCTGGCAACGAAATGGTTCATTTCAATGCTTTCAGCTGGCTGTTCCAGGGCACCACTGATCTGTTTGTCCATTTCGGCGACGGCGTTGCCTACTGGGCACACATCGGCGGCTTCGTGGCAGGCTTCATCATCGCCGGCCTCGTCAAGCTTTTCTTCCCGGATACTGCAATCTGCATTATCCCGGAGCCGGCCTGCGAAAAGGATCATTCCGAAACGGAAGATTCCTCGACGGGCTCGAAGTAA
- a CDS encoding MBL fold metallo-hydrolase, whose amino-acid sequence MNKRQLKELDRTGRSALKLHILGAAKSVTGSLFLYEYFEKEKVTRFLVDAGLTVESPQADYKKRLPTGLNPKEIDFVILSHAHVDHCGYLPKLVKDGFRGKVYVTPATYDLMTVILPDSGYLQEEQAKSRLNRFNRQKRDANEALRTGETAATGDSKKGFKGKVGRGEKANDRSGRGKRAGDARKAVAQSTANAPSAADLARFAPLYTQEDAQESLKYCKTVKYHERFAVTDSIAFTFTDAGHILGAAVVNMEIGTGNQKRTFCFTGNVGRRQMPLLRDLEAVQQADYLMLEATYGDRLHQKRDRLESLATMVGNAYARAKPRHPRSGCGVIVIPAFAVGRAQTILNDLRILMETKRIPVIPVYVDGRMTNKATEVYRKHVDILNPETRKVFEAGHDPYSTPRQTSVTEYPDSAGLRRIHEEPCIIVGSSGMAAGGRIVDHLAYWLPHKQNTVMFVGFQGTGTLGQTIVKTGGERPDTLEQCTDCAKSVRIKGKDVRVHATVEFLPDYSAHADYEDQLAWLKKFTRRPKMTFIVHGDVGALDGLKGHIEETLGWKDVVIPEARQTFDL is encoded by the coding sequence ATGAATAAGCGTCAGCTCAAAGAGTTGGATCGTACAGGTCGTTCTGCCCTCAAACTTCACATCCTGGGGGCGGCCAAATCTGTGACCGGTTCTCTCTTTTTGTACGAATATTTTGAAAAAGAGAAGGTCACCCGCTTCCTCGTCGACGCCGGTCTTACCGTCGAGAGCCCGCAGGCTGACTACAAGAAGCGCTTGCCCACGGGCTTGAACCCCAAGGAAATCGACTTCGTCATCCTCAGTCATGCTCACGTTGACCACTGCGGCTATCTGCCCAAGCTGGTCAAGGATGGCTTCCGTGGCAAGGTTTACGTCACTCCGGCTACCTATGACCTGATGACTGTGATCCTGCCTGACAGCGGCTACCTCCAGGAAGAGCAGGCCAAAAGCCGCTTGAACCGGTTCAACCGCCAGAAGCGTGATGCCAATGAGGCTCTGCGCACCGGCGAGACTGCCGCCACTGGCGACAGTAAGAAGGGCTTCAAGGGCAAGGTCGGACGTGGTGAAAAGGCGAACGACCGTTCTGGTCGTGGCAAACGTGCTGGTGATGCCCGCAAGGCTGTCGCTCAGAGCACCGCCAACGCGCCGTCGGCTGCTGACCTGGCACGGTTTGCCCCGCTCTACACCCAGGAAGACGCTCAGGAGAGCCTGAAGTACTGCAAGACGGTGAAGTATCACGAGCGCTTTGCTGTCACCGACAGCATCGCCTTCACCTTCACCGACGCCGGTCACATCCTCGGAGCTGCTGTGGTCAACATGGAAATCGGCACGGGCAATCAGAAGCGCACCTTCTGCTTTACCGGTAACGTCGGTCGTCGCCAGATGCCGCTCTTGCGTGATCTGGAAGCAGTGCAGCAGGCTGACTATCTGATGCTGGAAGCCACCTATGGTGACCGTCTGCACCAGAAGCGTGACCGCCTCGAGTCGCTGGCTACCATGGTCGGCAACGCCTATGCTCGCGCCAAGCCGCGTCATCCGCGCAGTGGTTGTGGTGTCATCGTTATCCCCGCTTTTGCGGTGGGTCGCGCTCAGACCATCCTCAACGACCTGCGCATCCTGATGGAGACCAAGCGCATTCCGGTCATCCCCGTCTATGTCGATGGACGCATGACCAACAAGGCCACTGAGGTCTATCGCAAGCACGTCGATATCCTCAATCCGGAGACCCGCAAGGTCTTTGAAGCTGGCCATGACCCCTACAGCACGCCGCGCCAGACCTCGGTCACCGAGTATCCGGACAGTGCTGGTCTGCGCCGTATCCACGAAGAGCCCTGCATCATCGTCGGCTCCAGTGGCATGGCTGCCGGTGGACGCATTGTCGACCACCTGGCTTACTGGCTGCCGCACAAGCAGAACACTGTGATGTTCGTCGGCTTCCAGGGCACCGGCACGCTCGGACAGACCATCGTCAAGACCGGCGGTGAGCGTCCCGACACGCTGGAGCAGTGCACTGACTGTGCCAAGAGCGTACGCATCAAGGGCAAGGACGTGCGTGTCCATGCCACTGTCGAGTTCCTGCCCGACTATTCGGCTCACGCCGACTACGAGGACCAGCTGGCTTGGCTCAAGAAGTTCACGCGTCGTCCCAAGATGACCTTCATCGTGCACGGCGACGTCGGTGCTCTCGATGGACTCAAGGGTCACATCGAAGAGACCCTGGGCTGGAAGGATGTGGTCATTCCCGAAGCTCGTCAGACCTTCGATCTGTAA
- a CDS encoding ATP-dependent Clp protease ATP-binding subunit, translating to MNAQEASISGKIRRRLNPSVASEPTLRCRAFLDANLYGQQAGKDLLTYAYANAFNPLRDRTKPIAFIINAGKSRTGKTHSVELLAELVHGNPKAYQRIDMAEYMDKYSISNLKGSGRGYINNQSARDDGYKVSADQKHDYAEFTNHNLEYFKRGSDVPVSIVLLDELDKACAEVFLILLGIMDHGKLTLGNGEVVDFTNTIFVCACNLGMADVEREEVGGIGFSARGKKLNGKEVKDVVLKALRDKAPPEFRNRVNELGGIAIYEELTRDQMESVVVREVSELQKRINGTRMHFTVEVLEAARKLILDKALANEGNLANVKSVLRKEIENALGNETTKREIRSGDTAIVDVEDGVFVFDVEPAAERASMPHSSFLSAVPTGKPAGDAADSTPVDEVDASVFEMGALLGLKSNVFVLMRKAPERKTGELAVDQLMALGMMPTVPDVFTSLHSFTMVERMGELRFKAERFPELRAAYTIELTNDKHYQQLNTDSQELVQEITRLLGVEIMDSHMTHKAPFKFVINVQALPESIQLIKMRFPKLVIKPRA from the coding sequence ATGAACGCTCAAGAAGCTTCCATTTCTGGCAAGATCCGTCGTCGTCTCAACCCGTCTGTTGCCAGTGAACCCACCCTGCGCTGCCGCGCTTTCCTGGACGCCAACCTCTATGGTCAGCAAGCCGGCAAGGACCTTCTGACCTACGCCTACGCCAACGCCTTCAACCCGCTGCGCGATCGCACCAAGCCCATCGCCTTCATCATCAACGCGGGCAAGTCGCGCACCGGCAAGACCCACTCGGTCGAGCTCTTGGCCGAACTCGTCCACGGCAACCCCAAGGCCTATCAGCGCATCGATATGGCCGAGTACATGGACAAGTACTCAATCAGCAACCTCAAGGGTTCCGGCCGCGGCTACATCAACAACCAGAGTGCTCGCGACGACGGCTACAAGGTCTCCGCCGATCAGAAGCACGACTACGCCGAGTTCACCAACCACAACCTGGAGTACTTCAAGCGTGGTTCGGACGTGCCGGTCTCGATTGTCCTTTTGGACGAGCTGGACAAGGCTTGCGCCGAGGTCTTCTTGATCCTCCTGGGCATCATGGACCACGGCAAGCTGACGCTCGGTAACGGCGAGGTCGTCGACTTCACCAACACCATCTTCGTCTGCGCCTGCAACCTGGGCATGGCCGATGTGGAGCGTGAAGAAGTCGGTGGCATCGGCTTCAGTGCCCGCGGCAAGAAGCTGAACGGCAAGGAGGTCAAGGATGTGGTGCTCAAGGCGCTGCGCGACAAGGCTCCGCCGGAGTTCCGCAACCGCGTCAACGAGCTGGGTGGCATTGCCATCTACGAAGAGCTGACCCGCGACCAGATGGAGTCGGTGGTGGTGCGTGAAGTGTCCGAGCTGCAAAAGCGCATCAACGGCACTCGCATGCACTTCACCGTCGAAGTCTTGGAAGCGGCGCGCAAGCTGATCCTGGACAAGGCACTGGCCAACGAAGGCAACCTCGCCAACGTCAAGTCGGTGCTGCGCAAGGAAATCGAGAACGCGCTCGGCAACGAGACCACCAAGCGGGAGATCAGGTCCGGCGATACGGCCATCGTCGATGTCGAGGACGGTGTCTTCGTCTTCGATGTGGAGCCGGCCGCCGAGCGCGCCTCGATGCCGCACTCGTCCTTCCTGTCGGCGGTGCCGACCGGAAAGCCTGCCGGGGACGCCGCCGACTCGACTCCGGTCGACGAAGTGGATGCCTCGGTCTTCGAGATGGGGGCGTTGCTCGGTCTCAAGAGCAATGTCTTCGTCCTGATGCGCAAGGCGCCGGAGCGCAAGACTGGTGAACTGGCTGTCGACCAGCTCATGGCACTCGGTATGATGCCCACCGTCCCGGACGTCTTCACCAGCCTGCACAGCTTCACGATGGTGGAGCGGATGGGAGAGCTGCGCTTCAAGGCGGAGCGTTTCCCTGAGCTCCGGGCTGCCTACACCATCGAGCTGACGAACGACAAGCACTACCAGCAGCTCAACACCGACTCCCAGGAGTTGGTGCAGGAAATCACCCGGCTGCTCGGCGTCGAGATCATGGACAGTCACATGACTCACAAGGCACCGTTCAAGTTCGTCATCAACGTGCAGGCGCTGCCGGAGAGCATCCAGCTCATCAAGATGCGCTTTCCCAAGCTGGTGATCAAGCCGCGTGCGTAA
- a CDS encoding MFS transporter: MFITSFGLFVEEMLYGMVAPLTGESPAHVCDEHMVSTLYGAYALGLIVTTPILGIITERTGRRRPMILGAILMTASALLFWLGTNKEVLFAARVLEGAGAACTWTAGLALIAGYFVKDRVKAMGFAMLGATTGSIVGPLVGGELFERGGYNAPFMVAIVLLILDCLFRFTIPTTSRPMLKPWGDTFAELGGIVCDKSVLSSAFAVALAAASWALMEPLFPMHAIRIGHATPTTIGAIFTVSNLLYALMAPVVPMVSDRIGIRQTTMIGLIMTAIVLPLLAWTPNIALASVVLGLITVGYALTINPTSAELGDAVDRRGSTSYTIAYAIYNLAYSFGMIAVDSYVEFVTDETHKLPLLHILLIMSGLFFICVPLFLIKRKAAPPVAQSETEHC; the protein is encoded by the coding sequence TTGTTTATTACATCATTTGGTCTTTTTGTCGAAGAAATGCTCTATGGCATGGTGGCTCCCCTCACCGGCGAGTCGCCAGCACATGTGTGTGATGAGCATATGGTGAGTACGCTTTATGGCGCCTACGCACTGGGGCTTATTGTCACTACCCCAATTCTTGGCATAATCACCGAACGCACCGGTCGGCGCAGACCGATGATACTTGGTGCCATATTGATGACCGCCTCAGCCCTTTTGTTTTGGCTTGGCACCAATAAAGAAGTCCTCTTTGCTGCCCGCGTCCTCGAAGGCGCTGGTGCTGCCTGCACCTGGACAGCTGGTCTGGCTCTTATCGCTGGTTACTTTGTCAAAGACCGGGTCAAAGCCATGGGTTTTGCCATGCTAGGTGCTACCACAGGTTCTATAGTCGGACCTCTTGTGGGCGGTGAATTGTTTGAGCGGGGTGGCTACAACGCACCCTTTATGGTGGCAATTGTGCTGCTCATTTTGGATTGTCTCTTTCGTTTTACTATCCCCACCACAAGCCGCCCGATGCTCAAGCCCTGGGGTGATACTTTTGCCGAGCTTGGTGGCATTGTCTGTGACAAGAGTGTGCTTTCGTCTGCTTTTGCTGTGGCGCTGGCAGCGGCTAGTTGGGCTCTTATGGAGCCGCTCTTTCCTATGCATGCCATACGTATCGGTCATGCCACGCCTACTACTATCGGCGCCATTTTTACAGTATCAAATCTGCTCTATGCGCTGATGGCGCCAGTGGTGCCGATGGTCTCGGATCGTATCGGCATCAGGCAGACTACTATGATTGGTTTGATTATGACGGCGATTGTCCTGCCGCTTTTAGCCTGGACACCTAATATCGCACTGGCTAGCGTTGTCCTTGGCCTGATTACAGTTGGTTATGCTCTTACCATCAATCCTACTTCCGCAGAGCTGGGTGATGCCGTAGACAGGCGCGGATCGACCTCTTATACGATTGCTTATGCGATTTACAACCTGGCTTATAGTTTTGGCATGATTGCGGTGGACTCTTACGTGGAGTTTGTCACTGACGAGACTCATAAATTACCGCTGTTGCACATCTTGCTCATTATGTCCGGGCTCTTTTTTATCTGTGTGCCACTCTTTTTAATTAAGCGCAAAGCCGCGCCCCCAGTGGCTCAGAGTGAGACTGAGCATTGCTAG